One region of Candidatus Woesearchaeota archaeon genomic DNA includes:
- a CDS encoding type II toxin-antitoxin system PemK/MazF family toxin encodes MKFCQWEIYLVNLDPVVGSEQGKTRPVLIISEDLINQILPIVNILPITSKKSSRFVYPNEVLLKKEESSLDNISIILSHQIRTVDKKRLIKRLGKITDEKLKGDIFNSLFFQIGYYK; translated from the coding sequence ATGAAATTTTGTCAGTGGGAGATTTATTTAGTTAATTTAGATCCAGTTGTAGGTTCAGAACAAGGAAAGACTAGACCTGTGTTAATTATTAGTGAAGATTTAATTAATCAAATATTGCCTATTGTAAATATTTTACCAATTACATCTAAGAAATCTTCTCGTTTTGTATATCCTAATGAAGTTTTACTGAAGAAGGAAGAATCTAGTTTAGATAATATTTCAATAATTTTATCACATCAAATTAGGACAGTAGATAAAAAAAGATTAATTAAAAGGCTAGGTAAAATAACTGATGAAAAATTAAAAGGAGACATATTTAATAGTTTATTTTTTCAAATTGGTTATTATAAATAA
- a CDS encoding DNA-directed RNA polymerase subunit N, whose translation MIIPVRCFSCGKVVGSLWEKYEKLLAEGKTQKEALDEVGAVRFCCRSTIMSHVENIDIVGAYK comes from the coding sequence ATGATAATTCCAGTTAGATGTTTTTCGTGTGGTAAAGTTGTTGGTTCTTTGTGGGAAAAGTATGAAAAATTACTTGCAGAAGGTAAAACTCAAAAAGAAGCTCTTGATGAAGTTGGAGCGGTAAGATTTTGTTGTAGAAGTACAATTATGTCTCATGTAGAGAACATTGACATTGTTGGAGCTTACAAATAA
- the gatE gene encoding Glu-tRNA(Gln) amidotransferase subunit GatE, producing the protein MSKLIFLDRNKCINYTQVGLMCGIEIHQQLNTGKLFCSCPCLIEDNKDFDKEIKRKLRFSLSETGDVDRAAAEEFRKDKFNEYKYNDKIACLVDLDEEPPKGPNKLAFDAAVKAGIMLNLNFFNKTQFMRKLIIDGSVVSGFQRTAMLGFGGSLKTSFGEVSIEGVNIEEDSSRAIERLDGHNIYSLDRQGIPLIEITTGPDIRTPEQGFEVAEQIGNLLRSFSTTRRGLGTIRQDVNVSIKGGSRIEIKGAQNLKLIPEMIKDEIRRQQIHLSIIEELKSRGVGVDNFSDKKVYDVSKVFEKTTSKVVLGNLTGKTAGIFAIKLNKFEGILGHEMQDNYRFATEVSDRNKKHFPQIKGLFHSDELPKYGIEQNEVDLVRKELGLGELDSFILIVNDKNIAQNSLKNVLEIIKELLVGVPTEVRQVDSKGTVTVFSRPMPGAARMYPETDIEEIEITKEYLDEEEKKLPELYNKKLDRLKGEFDIENARIEEMLSSYSEDQIRSLIKISKKNAATIYNLLFDLPKDIRKRESIEPINLNYELLENIIKASSENLINQKIIRDLFISLYKENLSNVSNLKDYLEERGLVLESFDEAEVEKKIREIVTQNSKAPFGALMGMCMNAFEGKVDGKVISSILKKLN; encoded by the coding sequence ATGAGTAAATTAATTTTTTTAGATAGAAATAAGTGTATAAATTATACGCAAGTAGGTTTGATGTGTGGTATTGAGATTCATCAACAACTTAATACTGGAAAATTATTTTGTTCTTGTCCTTGTTTGATTGAAGATAATAAGGATTTTGATAAAGAAATAAAAAGAAAATTAAGATTTTCTCTTAGTGAAACTGGAGATGTTGATAGGGCAGCTGCAGAAGAATTTAGAAAAGATAAGTTTAATGAGTATAAATATAATGACAAAATTGCATGTTTGGTTGATTTAGATGAAGAACCTCCTAAAGGACCTAATAAATTAGCTTTTGATGCTGCAGTTAAAGCCGGAATTATGCTTAATCTTAATTTTTTTAATAAAACTCAGTTTATGAGAAAATTAATTATTGATGGGAGTGTTGTTTCAGGTTTTCAAAGGACTGCTATGCTTGGTTTTGGTGGGAGTCTAAAAACTTCGTTTGGAGAAGTTAGTATTGAGGGAGTTAATATTGAGGAAGATTCTTCTAGAGCAATTGAGAGATTAGATGGACATAATATTTATTCTCTTGATAGACAAGGAATTCCATTAATTGAGATTACAACTGGACCAGATATTAGAACTCCAGAGCAAGGTTTTGAAGTTGCAGAGCAGATTGGTAATTTACTTAGAAGTTTTAGCACAACAAGAAGAGGTCTTGGAACTATTAGGCAAGATGTTAATGTTTCTATTAAAGGTGGTTCAAGAATTGAGATTAAAGGAGCTCAGAATTTGAAACTTATTCCTGAAATGATTAAAGATGAGATTAGAAGACAACAAATTCACCTTTCTATTATTGAAGAATTAAAGTCAAGAGGAGTTGGAGTTGATAATTTTTCAGATAAAAAAGTTTATGATGTTTCAAAGGTTTTTGAGAAAACTACTTCAAAAGTTGTTCTTGGTAATTTAACTGGAAAAACTGCAGGAATTTTTGCAATTAAACTTAATAAATTTGAAGGAATCTTGGGTCATGAGATGCAAGATAATTATAGATTTGCAACAGAGGTTTCAGATAGAAATAAAAAACATTTTCCGCAGATTAAAGGATTATTTCATTCGGATGAATTACCTAAATATGGTATTGAACAAAATGAAGTTGATTTAGTAAGAAAGGAATTAGGTTTAGGAGAATTGGATTCTTTTATTTTGATTGTTAATGATAAAAATATTGCTCAGAATAGTTTGAAAAATGTTTTAGAAATTATTAAAGAATTACTTGTAGGCGTTCCAACTGAAGTAAGACAGGTTGACTCAAAAGGAACAGTTACTGTTTTTTCAAGACCAATGCCTGGAGCTGCAAGAATGTACCCTGAAACAGACATAGAAGAGATTGAAATCACTAAAGAGTACTTGGATGAAGAGGAGAAAAAATTACCTGAGTTATATAATAAGAAACTTGATAGATTAAAGGGTGAGTTTGATATTGAGAATGCTAGAATCGAAGAGATGTTGTCATCTTATTCTGAAGATCAAATTAGAAGTTTGATTAAAATTTCAAAGAAGAATGCAGCAACGATTTATAATTTATTATTTGATTTGCCAAAAGATATTAGGAAGAGGGAGAGTATTGAACCCATTAATTTAAATTATGAATTACTTGAGAATATTATTAAGGCATCTTCGGAGAATTTAATTAATCAAAAAATTATTAGAGATTTGTTTATTAGTTTGTATAAAGAGAATTTAAGTAATGTTTCTAATTTGAAAGATTATTTAGAAGAGAGAGGTTTGGTTTTAGAGAGTTTTGATGAGGCAGAAGTTGAGAAGAAAATTCGAGAGATTGTGACTCAAAATTCGAAGGCTCCTTTTGGTGCTTTGATGGGGATGTGTATGAATGCATTTGAAGGAAAAGTTGATGGGAAAGTTATTTCAAGTATTTTGAAGAAGCTCAATTAG
- a CDS encoding DEAD/DEAH box helicase → MKEDVLKKIPEEIFKILEKRKLLDLRPCQEKSIKKGLFENNHNQIICTPTGSGKTLVAELAMLDVILNKKKRVVYIVPLKALASEKFKEFTEEYSEFFRIRLSIGELQTEKYNYDYDLLIVTAEKLDSLIRHDKTILEGLGLVIADEIHLLNDERRGPTLEVLLSIFKSKYPRIRLIGLSATIGNSKEIANWLRADLVEDDWRPVELQHYVLSGDELLRYK, encoded by the coding sequence ATGAAAGAAGATGTACTCAAGAAAATTCCTGAAGAAATTTTTAAGATTTTAGAGAAAAGAAAACTCTTAGATCTTAGACCTTGTCAAGAAAAATCTATTAAAAAAGGTCTTTTTGAGAATAATCATAATCAAATTATTTGTACTCCTACTGGTTCAGGAAAAACACTTGTTGCAGAACTTGCAATGCTTGATGTAATTTTAAATAAGAAAAAGAGAGTTGTTTATATTGTTCCTCTAAAAGCTCTTGCTTCGGAGAAATTCAAAGAATTTACTGAGGAGTATTCTGAATTTTTCAGGATAAGACTCTCTATTGGAGAATTACAAACTGAGAAATATAATTATGATTATGATTTGCTTATTGTTACTGCAGAAAAATTAGATTCTTTGATTAGACATGATAAAACTATTTTAGAAGGATTAGGATTGGTTATTGCAGATGAAATTCATTTGTTAAATGATGAAAGAAGAGGACCTACTCTTGAAGTTCTTTTGTCAATTTTCAAATCGAAGTATCCAAGAATTAGATTAATTGGTCTAAGCGCTACTATAGGGAATTCAAAAGAGATTGCAAATTGGCTTAGAGCAGATTTGGTTGAAGATGATTGGAGACCAGTAGAATTACAACATTATGTTTTAAGTGGCGATGAGCTTTTAAGATACAAGTAA
- a CDS encoding thymidine phosphorylase family protein — protein sequence MFKAKRIEIDASHDLIMMLCEEDAKNLSLNARDRVKIINPKNEKSIICVLDIIDYKKKSNHTRDINLKKGEIGIFEKPFDKLELKENVNVLIAPAQKPKSLEHIKKKFNEKIKLNKQQFKEILIDIVENRYSQVETTYFVLACSINELSDKETIYLTEAMVEVGKVLDFKKKSSDIIVDKHCIGGLAGNRTSMVVVPIIAASGLIIPKTSSRAITSPAGTADTMEVLTNVEISLTKMYNQVKEIKGCIVWGGGLELSPADDLIIQVEHPLQIDSEGQMLASILSKKKSVGSTHVLIDIPVGPTAKVNTLEHAKHLKKKFEKIGKAIGLTIKIIITDGRQPIGNGIGPLYEAQDVIKVLKNTSDAPQDLLEKSLYMAGELLEMANKASKGKGYTLAKAILESKAALQKFDAIIDAQGRKKMPAKAKFQYQIKANKDTKVLGIDNQKISKLAFMLGAPKDKTAGLILKKKIGEQANEGEIIYEIFTNSELKLKYAKTYLEDNVIYNLR from the coding sequence ATGTTTAAAGCAAAAAGAATTGAAATAGATGCATCACACGATTTAATTATGATGCTATGTGAAGAAGATGCTAAAAATTTAAGTTTAAATGCTAGAGATAGAGTAAAAATTATTAATCCGAAAAATGAAAAATCAATCATTTGTGTATTAGATATAATCGATTATAAAAAAAAATCAAATCATACTAGAGACATTAACTTAAAAAAAGGAGAAATAGGTATTTTTGAAAAACCATTTGATAAACTTGAATTAAAAGAAAATGTAAATGTTCTAATTGCTCCTGCTCAAAAACCAAAATCACTTGAACACATCAAAAAGAAATTTAATGAAAAAATCAAATTAAACAAACAACAATTCAAAGAAATTCTTATTGACATAGTAGAAAATAGATACTCTCAAGTTGAAACAACATACTTTGTTCTAGCCTGTAGTATAAACGAACTATCAGACAAAGAAACTATATATCTAACTGAGGCAATGGTTGAAGTTGGAAAAGTTTTAGACTTTAAAAAAAAATCTTCAGATATAATTGTCGACAAACACTGTATCGGAGGCCTTGCAGGAAATAGAACCTCAATGGTAGTTGTACCAATAATTGCAGCATCAGGACTTATAATCCCTAAAACCTCATCAAGAGCAATAACTTCTCCGGCAGGAACAGCAGACACAATGGAAGTATTAACAAATGTAGAAATTTCTCTAACAAAAATGTACAATCAAGTAAAAGAAATTAAAGGTTGTATAGTTTGGGGAGGAGGATTAGAACTTAGTCCTGCAGATGATTTAATAATCCAAGTAGAGCACCCACTTCAAATTGATAGTGAAGGACAAATGTTAGCTTCAATTCTTTCCAAAAAAAAATCGGTAGGCTCAACCCATGTATTAATTGACATACCTGTAGGACCAACTGCAAAAGTTAATACACTCGAACATGCAAAACACTTAAAGAAAAAATTTGAAAAAATAGGAAAAGCAATAGGTCTAACAATTAAGATTATTATAACAGACGGAAGGCAACCAATTGGAAATGGGATTGGACCACTCTATGAAGCCCAAGATGTAATCAAAGTTCTAAAAAATACTTCTGATGCTCCTCAAGACTTATTAGAAAAATCTCTTTACATGGCAGGAGAATTATTAGAAATGGCAAACAAAGCAAGTAAAGGAAAAGGATACACACTTGCAAAAGCAATACTAGAATCAAAAGCAGCATTACAAAAATTTGATGCTATAATTGATGCTCAAGGAAGAAAAAAAATGCCAGCAAAAGCTAAATTCCAATATCAAATAAAAGCAAACAAAGATACAAAAGTTCTTGGAATAGACAATCAAAAAATCTCTAAACTTGCATTTATGTTAGGTGCGCCTAAAGATAAAACTGCAGGACTAATATTAAAAAAGAAAATTGGTGAACAAGCAAATGAAGGTGAAATTATATATGAAATATTTACAAACTCAGAATTAAAATTAAAATATGCTAAAACATATCTTGAAGACAATGTCATCTATAATTTAAGATAA
- a CDS encoding helicase-related protein has protein sequence MEEYCIIESEKVKTSTDDSVINLVLQTMEQKKQVLVFNNSKRSSESTAEKISVSVKNVENKEELLLISKKIIKALSVPTKQCKRLASFIEKGVAFHHSGLVSKQRDLVEKGFKNGFIRVISSTPTLAAGLNLPAYKVIIKDYKRYSQRGMADIPILEYHQMSGRAGRPGKEDIGKAVICVKTEDEAKRIVPKYVFGESEEIISKLAVEPTLKMYVLSLISMDMINTKEEIEKFFASTLYAHQYQDLESLNYNIFRIIEVLKDYNFVNQTDDYYMATQLGKKVSELYLNPDTANYFLDNLSKFVKRFESADVSRYDLFSLINFMCNTIEMRPLFNVAKAQEEDYVKRAEDVGDSLIVSFDPYEIDYDNFLNSIKTTDVLIDWISEAPEDYISDKYKITPGELSFKTDVVDWLLYCLEELSYLRKYVYFKNFLNKLRTRFKSGIKEELLSLISLKGIGRVRARKLYNAGFKRLLDLKRADYYSISRVVGDGIAIKIKKQLNENTEIKETTIVSRPKEIKVRDVSEDELDVLIENYRQFEEEKKEKNMSLTDYF, from the coding sequence ATGGAAGAATATTGCATTATTGAATCTGAGAAAGTTAAGACTAGTACAGATGATAGTGTAATTAATTTAGTTTTACAAACTATGGAACAAAAGAAACAAGTTTTAGTTTTTAATAATTCTAAGCGAAGTTCTGAGAGTACTGCTGAAAAAATCTCTGTAAGTGTTAAAAATGTAGAGAATAAAGAAGAACTTTTACTAATTTCTAAAAAGATTATAAAAGCTCTTTCTGTACCAACAAAACAATGTAAAAGACTTGCAAGTTTTATTGAAAAAGGAGTTGCATTTCATCATAGTGGACTTGTTTCAAAACAAAGAGATTTAGTTGAGAAAGGATTTAAAAATGGATTTATTAGAGTTATTTCTTCTACTCCAACACTTGCAGCAGGACTTAATTTGCCTGCTTATAAGGTTATTATTAAAGATTATAAGAGATATTCTCAAAGGGGGATGGCAGATATTCCAATTCTTGAATATCATCAAATGTCTGGAAGGGCTGGAAGACCAGGAAAAGAAGATATTGGTAAAGCTGTAATTTGTGTTAAAACCGAGGATGAAGCAAAGAGAATCGTTCCTAAGTATGTGTTTGGTGAGAGTGAAGAGATTATTTCTAAACTTGCAGTAGAACCTACTTTGAAGATGTATGTTTTGTCACTTATTTCTATGGATATGATTAATACGAAAGAGGAGATTGAGAAGTTTTTTGCATCGACTTTATATGCTCACCAATATCAGGATTTAGAGAGTTTAAATTACAATATTTTTAGAATTATTGAAGTTTTAAAAGATTATAACTTTGTTAATCAGACTGATGATTATTATATGGCAACTCAACTTGGTAAGAAAGTATCTGAGCTTTATTTGAATCCAGATACTGCTAATTATTTTTTGGATAATTTAAGTAAATTTGTTAAAAGATTTGAGAGTGCGGATGTTTCAAGATATGATTTATTTTCTTTGATTAATTTTATGTGTAATACTATTGAGATGAGGCCTTTATTTAATGTTGCAAAAGCGCAAGAAGAAGATTATGTGAAGAGGGCTGAAGATGTAGGTGATAGTTTGATTGTGTCTTTTGATCCTTATGAGATAGATTATGATAATTTTTTGAATTCAATTAAGACGACTGATGTTTTAATTGATTGGATAAGTGAAGCGCCAGAAGATTATATTAGTGATAAGTACAAAATTACTCCAGGTGAATTGAGTTTTAAAACTGATGTTGTTGATTGGCTTTTGTATTGTTTAGAGGAGTTGTCTTATTTGAGGAAGTATGTATATTTTAAGAATTTTTTGAATAAGTTAAGAACTCGTTTTAAGTCAGGAATTAAAGAAGAATTACTCTCATTAATTAGTCTGAAAGGAATTGGAAGGGTTCGTGCTAGAAAACTTTATAATGCAGGATTTAAGAGATTGCTTGATTTGAAAAGGGCCGATTATTATTCTATTTCAAGAGTTGTTGGAGATGGAATTGCCATTAAAATTAAGAAACAATTAAATGAAAATACTGAAATAAAAGAAACTACAATTGTGTCAAGACCTAAGGAGATTAAAGTTAGAGATGTTTCAGAGGATGAATTAGATGTTTTAATTGAGAATTATAGACAGTTTGAAGAAGAGAAAAAAGAGAAGAATATGAGTTTAACAGATTATTTCTAA
- a CDS encoding AAA family ATPase yields MTSDFETESISKNSDDPLYTLSYENTRLEEENMNLKRTVKFYQTEIEKFRTPPFIVSEILSVTDDGKYVIKLPNQSNFLVEMSQNCQTKIKSGDMVLNEQKSLVIMDKIELSKNFPVENYLIVNDNIKTSWKDIGGLRREVEKVKEVLELPLLKPEMFEEMGITPPKGVLLHGPPGTGKTMIAKALAKETNATFIELVGSELVQKFIGEGAKLVKDLFELARQKAPTIIFIDELDSIAAKRIETGTSGEREVQRTFMQLLGEIDGFDALSDVKVIAATNRIDILDEAIMRPGRLERHIEVGLPTEEDRLEILKIHTKPMKLDSDINLEEVARKTEKFSGAELKALTTEAGYLAIKDSRKKITQKDLVNAIEIVKAEEEGYKILNNSFS; encoded by the coding sequence ATGACTAGTGATTTTGAAACTGAATCTATCTCTAAGAATAGCGATGATCCTTTGTATACATTGTCTTATGAGAATACTCGACTTGAAGAAGAGAATATGAATTTGAAGAGGACAGTAAAATTCTATCAAACAGAGATTGAAAAATTTAGAACTCCTCCTTTTATAGTTTCAGAGATTTTATCTGTTACTGATGATGGAAAATATGTTATAAAACTTCCAAATCAAAGTAATTTTTTGGTTGAGATGTCTCAAAATTGCCAAACTAAGATTAAATCTGGTGATATGGTACTAAATGAACAGAAATCTTTGGTGATTATGGATAAGATTGAACTTTCAAAGAATTTTCCTGTTGAGAATTATTTGATTGTAAATGATAATATTAAGACTTCTTGGAAAGATATTGGTGGACTTAGAAGAGAAGTTGAGAAAGTTAAAGAAGTTCTTGAGCTTCCTTTGTTAAAACCTGAGATGTTTGAAGAGATGGGTATTACTCCTCCTAAAGGTGTTTTATTGCATGGTCCTCCTGGAACTGGTAAGACTATGATTGCAAAAGCACTTGCAAAAGAGACAAATGCTACTTTTATTGAATTAGTTGGGTCTGAACTTGTACAAAAATTTATAGGTGAAGGAGCTAAGTTAGTTAAAGATTTATTTGAACTTGCAAGACAAAAAGCTCCAACAATTATTTTTATTGATGAGTTAGATTCAATTGCTGCAAAAAGGATTGAGACTGGAACTTCAGGAGAGAGAGAAGTTCAAAGGACATTTATGCAATTATTAGGTGAAATCGATGGTTTTGATGCACTCTCAGATGTTAAGGTTATTGCTGCAACTAATAGGATTGATATTTTAGATGAAGCGATTATGAGGCCAGGGAGACTTGAGAGACATATTGAAGTTGGATTACCTACTGAAGAAGATAGATTAGAAATTTTAAAAATTCATACTAAACCTATGAAATTAGATTCGGATATAAATTTAGAAGAAGTTGCAAGAAAAACTGAAAAGTTTAGTGGAGCAGAGCTTAAAGCTTTAACTACTGAAGCTGGTTATTTGGCAATTAAGGATAGTAGAAAAAAAATCACTCAAAAAGATTTGGTTAATGCTATTGAAATCGTAAAAGCAGAAGAAGAAGGATATAAAATTCTAAATAACAGTTTTAGTTAG
- a CDS encoding glycosyltransferase family 2 protein: MVNYSLNEAGVVSFVLWVLYFIGLYLIFFWLSIFFSSDYIDKKSKKIKLLEEKDYPKVSVIVPCFNEENTIERTIEKLYAVDYDKKKMHIMCVNDGSSDKTQQILLRLQKKYGFDLIKQKNQGKYVAMNNGLKKVKTDYFLCLDADSYPDKMSLKYLMSEMILQNYDSISPLMVVHSPKSFIQKLQWVEYLMSVFFKYLASYVDSMMVISGPFSMYKTKSIRDLGGFDHGYLTEDFELALRMQKNNYKMGQSDIAKVETSTPISIKALTRQRIRWNYGNFMCMKDYFRSFFLKKKFQDFGIFVFPSMFLSSFFLVLAFSMIIYLFVKRIFNTIRDFSLINFDLWTYVANYSFSFSLYDLNLKAVSLLFFSALIILIIFVISARETNYNLEKKHISFSFLPFLFYLFFYRFLMVYVWFIVFKRILLRTKATWLR, translated from the coding sequence ATGGTAAATTATTCACTTAATGAAGCAGGAGTTGTTTCATTTGTTTTATGGGTTTTATATTTTATAGGACTTTATTTAATTTTTTTTTGGTTATCTATTTTTTTCTCTTCTGATTATATTGATAAAAAATCTAAAAAAATAAAATTACTTGAAGAAAAGGATTATCCTAAAGTTAGTGTTATTGTACCTTGTTTTAATGAAGAAAATACTATTGAGCGAACTATTGAGAAATTGTATGCAGTTGATTATGATAAAAAAAAGATGCATATTATGTGTGTTAATGATGGTTCATCAGATAAGACTCAACAAATACTTCTTAGATTACAAAAAAAATATGGTTTTGATTTAATTAAACAAAAAAATCAAGGAAAATATGTTGCGATGAATAATGGTTTGAAAAAAGTAAAAACTGATTATTTTTTATGTTTGGATGCAGATAGTTATCCAGATAAGATGTCTCTTAAATATTTGATGTCTGAGATGATTTTACAAAATTATGACTCAATTTCTCCGTTAATGGTTGTTCATAGCCCTAAGTCTTTTATTCAAAAATTACAGTGGGTAGAGTATTTAATGTCAGTTTTTTTTAAATATTTAGCGTCTTATGTAGATTCAATGATGGTTATTTCTGGACCTTTTTCTATGTATAAGACAAAGTCAATTAGAGATTTAGGTGGTTTTGATCATGGTTATTTGACTGAAGATTTTGAGCTTGCACTTCGTATGCAAAAAAATAATTATAAAATGGGGCAATCAGATATTGCGAAGGTTGAAACTAGTACGCCCATTTCAATTAAGGCACTTACAAGACAAAGAATTAGGTGGAATTATGGGAATTTTATGTGTATGAAAGATTATTTTAGGTCATTTTTTTTAAAGAAGAAGTTTCAAGACTTCGGGATTTTTGTTTTCCCTTCTATGTTTTTGTCTAGTTTTTTTTTAGTTTTAGCTTTTTCTATGATTATTTATTTATTTGTTAAAAGAATTTTTAATACGATTAGGGATTTTAGTTTGATAAATTTTGATTTATGGACATATGTTGCAAATTATAGTTTTTCTTTTAGTTTGTATGATTTAAATTTAAAGGCTGTTTCCTTGTTATTTTTTTCAGCTTTAATTATTCTTATTATATTTGTTATATCTGCTAGAGAGACTAATTATAATTTGGAAAAAAAACATATTTCATTTAGTTTTCTTCCTTTTTTGTTTTATTTATTTTTTTATCGATTTTTGATGGTTTATGTATGGTTTATTGTTTTTAAAAGGATTTTATTGAGAACAAAGGCTACTTGGCTTAGATAA
- a CDS encoding glycosyltransferase family 2 protein, producing the protein MNKGVSLSLVIPCYNEETRFSEQIRFVLKFLEKFEDKELILVNDGSSDDTLKLFEDCAKNNSFVKVVSYAQNKGKGYAIRRGVLSSSKDFVLISDMDLSTPLKDFSKLIKYVDDFDIVIGSRALENSNILKRQNLFKVFLGKSGNLGIRILLGLNINDTQCGFKLFKNSTKSVFKKSMIDGFGYDFELLFLFNKEGFKIKEVPVTWINDERSKVRVRDYFLTLLELFKVRINFVFGKYK; encoded by the coding sequence ATGAATAAGGGAGTCTCACTTAGTCTTGTGATTCCTTGTTATAATGAGGAGACTAGATTTTCAGAGCAGATAAGATTTGTTTTAAAATTTTTAGAAAAATTTGAAGATAAAGAGTTGATTTTAGTTAATGATGGTTCTAGTGATGATACTTTGAAGTTATTTGAAGATTGTGCAAAAAATAATTCTTTTGTTAAAGTTGTTTCTTATGCACAAAATAAAGGTAAGGGTTATGCTATTCGTAGAGGAGTACTTAGTTCATCTAAAGATTTTGTTTTAATTTCTGATATGGATTTGTCAACTCCACTTAAAGATTTTTCTAAGTTGATTAAATATGTTGACGATTTTGATATTGTGATTGGGTCAAGGGCACTTGAAAATTCAAATATTTTAAAGAGACAAAACTTATTTAAGGTGTTTTTAGGAAAGAGTGGAAATTTAGGGATTAGGATTTTACTTGGTCTTAATATTAATGATACTCAATGTGGTTTTAAATTATTTAAAAATTCTACAAAATCTGTTTTCAAAAAAAGTATGATTGATGGTTTTGGATATGATTTTGAACTTTTGTTTTTATTTAATAAAGAAGGATTTAAAATTAAAGAAGTTCCTGTTACTTGGATTAATGATGAGAGATCTAAGGTTAGGGTGAGAGATTATTTTTTAACACTTTTAGAATTATTTAAAGTTAGGATTAATTTTGTGTTTGGAAAATATAAATGA
- a CDS encoding GtrA family protein, which yields MKRFKDELKNLNIFNPVDWYFLFLKFRFVHFLLVGGTGVLINILFTAFFAEIVFGREEYFYAYLIGLFSNLVYNFILHTKFTFKTKDKHKRRFTYFIVYNLLMSALQAVIIKSIVDYIGVDYYLLVIVGVIGFFFTINFLVSKLILFKGS from the coding sequence ATGAAAAGATTCAAAGATGAATTGAAGAATCTCAATATTTTTAATCCGGTTGATTGGTATTTTCTATTTTTGAAATTTAGATTTGTACATTTTTTATTGGTTGGAGGTACAGGTGTTTTAATTAATATTTTATTTACTGCTTTTTTTGCTGAAATTGTATTTGGTAGAGAAGAGTATTTTTATGCTTATTTGATTGGTTTATTTAGTAATTTAGTTTATAATTTCATTTTACACACAAAATTTACTTTTAAGACTAAAGATAAACACAAGAGAAGATTTACCTATTTTATTGTTTATAATTTACTTATGAGCGCACTTCAGGCAGTAATCATTAAGAGTATTGTGGACTATATTGGGGTTGACTATTATTTGTTAGTTATTGTAGGAGTTATTGGTTTTTTCTTTACTATTAATTTTTTAGTTTCAAAATTAATTTTGTTTAAAGGAAGTTGA